The nucleotide sequence CTGCAGGGACTGCATCGCGTTCATAATCTCCGTACCTGCGAGACTGAGCTCACTGGTTGAACCTGCAATCTCCTCGAAAGCGTCCAGGACCTCCCGTATGCCGGAGGAGATAGAGGCAATGGCCACGGTCAGCTCTTTTGCGTGGGTTCCTGTAGTATTCAGAGACTCCATCAGGCTTTTCAGGGTTGAATCGATAGTGGTGCTGTTCTCAGCTACCGACATAGCGAGTTTACGGATCTCGTCGGCGACCACTGCAAAGCCGCGTCCCGCGTCTCCCGCGTGGGCAGCTTCGATCGCGGCATTCATGGAAAGGATATTGGTTTGGGATGCAATAGAACCAACAATGCTGTTTATTTCCATCAGGTCTTCCATTTGACGACTGACCTGGTCAAATGACTTGTTGGTCTCTTCCAGCTGGTCCATTCCCTCTTTACTGGTATCCATCAGCTTTTCGGCGACCTCTTTCTTGGCGCTTGAGATGCTTGCTACCGAATTAAGGGATGCAGCCATTTCGTTTACCGAAGCGGTAGTCTCCTGAACAAAGGTGTTCTGTTCCTGGACCTGGGGCATAAAAGAAGCTGCCTTGGATCCCGTTCTGTCACTCAGGGTCTTAACCCGGGAGACACTGTCAAGAAGCGCCTGGGTCCTTTCATTCAACAGGCCGATATGGCCGGTAATCTGCTCCAGGTCCTCCCTGGACTGCTGAAAATCCTTCTGCATCGATGCCACGACATCCCTGTGGTCTCCCGCTTCGTGTACCACCGAGCGTATCCCCAGTAAAGAGGCTTCAAGTTCCTGCTTGTTTCTGTCCAGAACAAGCATAGCCTGCCGGGACGATCGGGCGGTGCGGAAGGCAAAAACGAGCATGAGCGCATAGATAATTGTGCCGACAACAA is from Marispirochaeta sp. and encodes:
- a CDS encoding methyl-accepting chemotaxis protein — translated: MIEKLRTVYSDKGIVIQTRVPGVFIVLVLICVFLPVAIINDIIAKDYSSLVLVSGILTAMVFSLFMLFRGHYRFASNFSLGIALFGMTALSLLLDGESSYQVHTVLFYMSLPLVLSLIVSESEWHTLAAGVVGIVVAVSAAVTVIAPAIGGLLPDLVDRIVVGTIIYALMLVFAFRTARSSRQAMLVLDRNKQELEASLLGIRSVVHEAGDHRDVVASMQKDFQQSREDLEQITGHIGLLNERTQALLDSVSRVKTLSDRTGSKAASFMPQVQEQNTFVQETTASVNEMAASLNSVASISSAKKEVAEKLMDTSKEGMDQLEETNKSFDQVSRQMEDLMEINSIVGSIASQTNILSMNAAIEAAHAGDAGRGFAVVADEIRKLAMSVAENSTTIDSTLKSLMESLNTTGTHAKELTVAIASISSGIREVLDAFEEIAGSTSELSLAGTEIMNAMQSLQDGSVVINEGSRRLATIRTRSAVT